Proteins co-encoded in one Sporosarcina sp. FSL K6-1522 genomic window:
- a CDS encoding (2Fe-2S)-binding protein produces MIMSNDKSKKLVQLHVNGKTHDATIRSADTLLHTLREQLGLTAAKPACENGDCGACTVIIDGQPMHSCLSLTIETVHQSITTNEGLLDSPLQQAFVDNWAIQCGYCTSGFITNCHALVEQHPDADAALIDEWLASNLCRCTGYQEIKDAVKSVLRMKKDQTSPL; encoded by the coding sequence ATGATTATGTCGAACGACAAATCGAAAAAACTGGTCCAACTTCATGTCAATGGCAAAACGCACGATGCGACTATCCGATCCGCTGATACATTGTTGCATACACTGCGCGAACAACTCGGGCTAACCGCCGCAAAACCAGCATGTGAAAATGGCGATTGCGGGGCTTGTACAGTCATCATTGACGGTCAACCCATGCACTCGTGTTTGTCTTTAACGATTGAAACGGTCCATCAGTCGATTACAACGAATGAAGGACTACTGGATTCACCGTTGCAACAGGCTTTCGTAGATAACTGGGCGATACAATGCGGTTATTGTACATCTGGGTTTATCACCAACTGTCATGCACTTGTTGAACAACACCCGGATGCCGATGCTGCGCTTATCGATGAATGGCTTGCATCGAATCTCTGTAGATGTACAGGCTATCAGGAAATAAAAGACGCTGTAAAAAGTGTTTTGCGGATGAAAAAAGATCAGACTTCGCCCCTTTAG
- a CDS encoding aspartate/glutamate racemase family protein — protein MKTIGLIGGMSWESSATYYRIVNEEVKNKLGGLHSAKCLLYSVDFEEIERYQIAGDWERAGVVLGDAAWSLEKAGAEMIVLCTNTMHKVIGYIEERVTLPILHIADATATQIQQAEIQTVGLLGTKYTMEQDFYKSRIASRGINVLIPSQEDREVVNQVIFEELCLGNIQQDSKEYYKKVIQRLVDEGAEGIILGCTEIGLLIEQEDSAVPLFDTTVIHAVEAVNRALTE, from the coding sequence ATAAAAACGATTGGTCTTATTGGTGGAATGAGCTGGGAATCATCGGCAACCTATTATCGAATTGTGAATGAAGAAGTAAAAAATAAATTGGGCGGATTGCATTCAGCCAAATGTCTTTTATATAGCGTAGATTTCGAGGAAATTGAACGTTATCAGATAGCAGGCGATTGGGAACGCGCTGGTGTAGTGCTTGGGGATGCAGCGTGGTCTTTGGAAAAGGCGGGCGCTGAAATGATTGTCCTTTGCACCAATACGATGCATAAAGTGATTGGATACATCGAAGAGCGAGTCACTTTGCCCATTTTACATATCGCAGATGCAACAGCTACGCAAATTCAACAAGCAGAAATCCAGACGGTTGGATTACTTGGAACCAAATATACGATGGAACAAGATTTTTATAAATCACGCATTGCCTCTAGGGGCATTAATGTGTTAATTCCCAGTCAAGAGGACCGAGAAGTTGTCAATCAAGTAATCTTTGAAGAATTATGTTTAGGTAATATTCAGCAAGACTCTAAGGAATACTACAAAAAAGTTATTCAAAGACTAGTGGATGAAGGTGCTGAAGGCATCATATTAGGCTGTACCGAAATCGGCTTATTGATCGAGCAAGAAGATTCAGCAGTTCCATTGTTCGATACAACGGTTATCCATGCTGTTGAGGCGGTTAATCGAGCTTTGACAGAATGA
- a CDS encoding ATP-binding cassette domain-containing protein, with translation MKINQLIANNINKLDAALPANQSLGIAGLSGSGKTTFCQTIGEESKKRLVSLLPKAEYQYLFPNIMETNFSAIKMEEMPLVLFLGRSSISSNPRSTIGTHTGVFTDIRICLAEKFHLSPESFSFNNELGWCSGCKGRGTTKNVECKKCGGKRYNPEIEQYTMELWDQPHTISDINNLSIESILSLAEVLHISEGKQQILQNIINMNVGYLTLNRIMGTLSGGELTRLYLAEFMATSENTVIIIDEISVGLDHQTLLKILEEIKQLGYKNQIWLIDHSDTVLDLTDEQVFFGPGSGKYGGKIVDESPRPQPVYLERNEETPTDYYQFHDLYCRTIQMAEIIIPKNRLVTVTGESGCGKSTLVNMCIADDFLKRYPKDKLVMVGQDRNQSITSRSTVATFLDIKRSLNKYSEEIDDVFERSIEDIIDELPNEDIAYKRLSLLIKLGLGYLTLNRKTQTLSTGEFQCVHLVSELFTNSRKPHTLFIFDEPSKGLSQNILNQFIDSIRGILQDASVSIIMIEHNAYMMESSDFIIDFGKRKNEPVTHLDVVSHHDYYEARNEEVLALPLPISSTLKQQNGIHYLQENHIDYFKNAENIYKGGILKSLSSMARLIYGEYESDTIAPVVAIDLERHLYSQYSFLYEMGGLINHLVAAHPTNKDTKSFDFYSKDNHCPSCAGRLAIEIFDKEVVIQDKNLPFWDGLFHPDVMDVLKFYQYAKLEFLFEEIKNELGHDLTKSYNDMSDEEKHTFWYGYFDQSFYDKKSKARRTWVGFNTIVGMYIFVSKSAIKEQIKASKEMMTCPVCEGTVLNHHKRLKFGDTDIRDIINQPIDQVLNTVGDIPALVKLKSIVGGDMILTEDVSLLPRTTQVALKMFELEQASFVGYEMVLQNALPFWDAISSNMESISANNQVTICDFDKITETRETIIDQYFTNGKYKKLTYVYEAFGYKKIITQINKVKKSHPCPFCKGKKVITEDNLHDGVLKLTIPCVSCNASGINEEGLQEVIEGISVETWLTGKVSDVVVETLYTETVADISIFNRIRELNKRDMMAVYQCLEQNN, from the coding sequence ATGAAAATCAATCAATTAATTGCGAACAATATTAACAAATTAGATGCTGCACTACCAGCAAATCAGTCGTTAGGCATTGCGGGCTTGTCTGGTTCTGGTAAAACAACTTTTTGTCAGACGATTGGTGAAGAATCTAAAAAGCGTCTCGTTTCCTTATTGCCAAAGGCTGAATATCAGTATTTATTCCCCAATATTATGGAAACGAATTTCAGTGCTATCAAGATGGAAGAGATGCCTTTAGTGCTTTTTCTAGGAAGATCATCTATCTCCTCCAATCCGCGTTCAACAATTGGCACACACACAGGCGTCTTTACAGATATTCGTATTTGTCTTGCCGAGAAATTCCATCTCTCGCCAGAATCGTTTTCATTTAATAATGAATTAGGCTGGTGTTCAGGTTGTAAAGGACGCGGTACGACCAAAAATGTGGAGTGTAAAAAGTGTGGGGGTAAACGCTATAATCCAGAAATTGAGCAATATACAATGGAATTATGGGATCAACCACATACAATTTCCGATATTAACAATTTGAGCATTGAATCGATTCTTTCACTTGCAGAAGTTTTACATATTAGTGAAGGAAAACAACAGATTCTCCAAAATATCATCAATATGAATGTTGGTTACTTAACATTAAATCGCATTATGGGTACATTATCAGGTGGAGAACTAACACGACTGTACTTGGCAGAATTCATGGCAACAAGTGAAAACACAGTAATTATCATCGATGAAATCTCCGTGGGGCTTGATCACCAAACCCTCTTAAAAATCTTAGAAGAAATTAAACAATTGGGCTATAAAAATCAAATTTGGCTCATCGATCATTCTGACACGGTGCTGGATTTAACGGATGAGCAAGTATTTTTTGGACCAGGTAGCGGGAAATATGGTGGGAAAATTGTAGATGAATCGCCACGTCCACAACCTGTATACTTGGAACGGAATGAGGAAACACCAACAGACTACTATCAATTTCATGATCTCTATTGCCGTACGATCCAAATGGCTGAAATAATAATTCCTAAAAACAGACTCGTCACTGTCACGGGAGAGTCTGGGTGTGGTAAATCTACGCTTGTTAATATGTGTATTGCCGACGATTTTCTGAAGCGTTATCCAAAAGATAAACTCGTTATGGTAGGGCAGGACCGAAACCAATCGATTACGAGCCGCTCAACCGTTGCAACGTTTCTTGATATTAAAAGGAGTCTCAACAAATACAGTGAAGAGATTGATGATGTTTTCGAGCGCTCGATTGAGGATATTATTGATGAACTGCCCAATGAAGATATCGCTTATAAGCGCTTGAGCTTATTGATCAAACTGGGACTCGGTTATTTAACGTTAAATAGAAAAACGCAGACATTATCGACAGGTGAATTTCAATGTGTGCATTTAGTCTCTGAACTGTTCACGAATTCAAGAAAACCTCATACACTATTCATTTTTGACGAACCATCAAAAGGTTTATCGCAAAACATTTTAAATCAATTTATTGATAGCATAAGGGGTATTCTACAAGATGCATCTGTTTCAATCATAATGATTGAACATAACGCCTACATGATGGAAAGCTCAGATTTCATTATTGATTTTGGTAAAAGAAAGAATGAACCTGTCACACATCTCGATGTTGTCAGCCATCATGACTATTATGAGGCTAGAAATGAGGAAGTACTCGCGCTGCCATTGCCTATTTCGTCCACACTTAAGCAGCAAAATGGCATTCATTACTTACAAGAAAATCATATCGATTACTTTAAGAATGCAGAAAACATTTATAAGGGTGGCATCTTAAAAAGCTTATCCTCAATGGCCCGTTTGATTTATGGAGAATACGAATCTGATACCATTGCCCCCGTCGTTGCCATTGATCTTGAAAGGCACTTGTATAGCCAATATAGTTTTCTTTATGAAATGGGCGGCCTTATCAATCATCTCGTGGCGGCGCATCCGACCAATAAAGATACAAAAAGCTTTGATTTCTATTCGAAGGACAATCATTGTCCATCATGCGCAGGACGTCTAGCAATCGAAATATTTGATAAAGAGGTTGTCATTCAAGACAAAAATCTGCCGTTTTGGGATGGCCTATTCCATCCAGACGTAATGGACGTATTAAAATTTTATCAATATGCCAAGTTAGAATTTCTATTTGAAGAAATTAAAAATGAGCTTGGGCATGACTTGACGAAAAGCTATAATGACATGTCTGATGAAGAAAAGCATACATTTTGGTACGGCTATTTTGACCAGTCATTTTATGATAAAAAAAGTAAGGCGCGTCGAACATGGGTCGGTTTTAATACCATCGTCGGTATGTATATATTCGTCTCGAAATCAGCGATTAAAGAGCAAATAAAAGCTTCTAAAGAGATGATGACGTGCCCAGTTTGTGAAGGGACTGTGTTAAACCACCATAAACGGCTGAAATTTGGCGACACAGATATTCGTGATATCATCAATCAGCCAATTGACCAAGTATTGAACACAGTAGGTGATATACCTGCACTCGTCAAACTGAAATCGATTGTAGGCGGCGATATGATATTAACAGAAGATGTCTCTTTACTACCTAGAACAACACAAGTCGCACTGAAAATGTTTGAATTAGAGCAAGCAAGCTTTGTTGGTTATGAAATGGTGCTACAAAATGCTTTACCATTCTGGGACGCAATTAGCAGCAATATGGAATCCATTAGCGCGAATAACCAGGTTACCATCTGTGATTTTGACAAAATCACTGAAACAAGGGAAACGATCATTGATCAGTATTTCACCAATGGCAAATACAAAAAACTAACGTATGTTTATGAAGCTTTTGGCTATAAAAAAATTATTACCCAAATTAATAAAGTGAAAAAAAGTCATCCATGTCCATTCTGTAAAGGCAAGAAAGTCATTACGGAAGATAATCTACATGACGGTGTCTTGAAATTAACAATCCCTTGTGTGAGTTGCAATGCAAGTGGTATCAATGAGGAAGGACTTCAGGAAGTTATTGAAGGCATATCAGTAGAAACATGGCTCACTGGTAAAGTAAGTGATGTTGTCGTTGAGACCCTATACACGGAGACAGTTGCTGATATATCCATCTTCAATCGTATTCGTGAGCTAAATAAACGCGATATGATGGCAGTTTATCAATGCCTTGAGCAAAATAATTAA
- a CDS encoding redoxin domain-containing protein, whose protein sequence is MIRKTVGLSVAAFLIGTMIVLMVKSNSEQKSTDSLPAINSASLVEVPGLGIGDTPPDFELTTTSGEVIKLSDLKGTKVIVNFWTSWCTWCEVEMPFMQKYYKEYKESANVEIIAVNLTAAERKGLKGVQHFIDAYGLTFPIPLDIDGNVEKAYRIMAYPTTYMLGTDGKIGQQIIGPMDEATMKDLVEGLN, encoded by the coding sequence GTGATTAGAAAAACGGTTGGGCTCAGTGTAGCAGCTTTCTTAATTGGCACGATGATTGTTCTTATGGTGAAATCGAATAGTGAACAGAAATCAACAGATAGTCTGCCAGCCATCAATTCTGCTTCCTTAGTGGAAGTGCCGGGATTAGGCATTGGAGACACGCCACCTGATTTTGAGTTAACAACTACTTCAGGAGAGGTAATCAAGTTATCTGATTTAAAAGGAACAAAAGTGATAGTAAACTTTTGGACGTCCTGGTGTACGTGGTGTGAGGTGGAAATGCCTTTTATGCAGAAGTACTATAAAGAATATAAGGAATCAGCGAATGTTGAAATTATCGCAGTGAATTTGACAGCGGCAGAGCGTAAAGGATTGAAGGGGGTTCAGCACTTTATCGATGCCTATGGGTTAACATTTCCGATTCCACTTGATATAGATGGCAATGTGGAGAAAGCCTACCGAATTATGGCGTATCCAACCACTTACATGCTTGGAACAGATGGCAAGATTGGCCAACAAATTATTGGACCGATGGATGAAGCAACGATGAAGGATCTTGTTGAAGGACTTAACTAA
- a CDS encoding ABC transporter ATP-binding protein, which produces MIIVKDISKQYGEFTALQNINLEFTNGLYGLLAPNGAGKTTLIKMLATLISPSKGEILYNGKNIVAMDEEYRSLLGYLPQQFGYYKNYSPKQYLLYLAALKGIGKKEALLKIDDLLVKVALSEVATKKMKKFSGGMIQRVGIAQSLLNDPKILILDEPTAGLDPKERARFRHLLTELARERLVIVSTHIVSDVETIANEIIMIKNQRLLYKDSVESICATLDGRVFETTIPYEQLEMYRKQYVLLSEKQHQGSMVIRFIHKGEAESNWLSLAPQLEDVFLYEYRDDMQAEG; this is translated from the coding sequence ATGATTATCGTTAAAGATATTAGCAAGCAATATGGGGAGTTTACTGCACTCCAAAATATCAATTTGGAGTTCACAAATGGACTATATGGGCTACTTGCCCCGAATGGTGCGGGTAAAACAACTTTGATCAAGATGTTGGCGACATTGATTTCGCCAAGCAAAGGAGAAATTCTCTATAACGGAAAAAATATCGTTGCGATGGATGAGGAATATCGTTCGTTGCTAGGCTATTTACCACAGCAGTTTGGCTACTATAAAAATTACTCGCCGAAGCAATATTTACTTTATTTAGCTGCGTTAAAGGGCATTGGGAAAAAAGAAGCTTTGCTGAAGATTGATGATTTATTGGTAAAAGTAGCATTGAGTGAAGTGGCTACTAAAAAAATGAAGAAATTTTCAGGAGGGATGATTCAACGTGTCGGTATTGCACAGTCACTGTTAAATGATCCAAAAATCCTCATTTTGGACGAGCCCACAGCAGGGCTTGATCCTAAAGAACGTGCACGCTTTCGCCATTTACTCACAGAGCTGGCAAGAGAACGACTGGTCATTGTCTCCACACATATCGTGTCAGATGTTGAAACGATTGCGAATGAAATTATTATGATTAAAAACCAACGGCTACTCTATAAAGATTCCGTTGAATCAATTTGTGCAACACTAGATGGGCGTGTCTTTGAAACGACGATTCCTTATGAGCAGCTAGAAATGTATCGAAAACAGTATGTGTTGCTATCGGAGAAGCAGCATCAAGGCTCCATGGTGATCCGTTTCATCCATAAGGGAGAAGCCGAGTCGAACTGGTTATCACTTGCTCCACAGCTAGAAGATGTTTTTCTCTATGAATACCGAGATGATATGCAGGCGGAAGGGTGA
- a CDS encoding LysM peptidoglycan-binding domain-containing protein translates to MQIHVTHPGETLWLIAQRYGVTVTQIVTANKLENPNRLVPGMALVVPTASGIHIVQPGENLSEIAQRYGTTIQAITQANQLQDPDMIAVGMRLTIPVQKPVIDVNAYTINTGETGAREIQEVGQYLTYWMPFAYSIQEDGGLTPVDDTTMLQAAAAEKIVPVLCITNFSSTETGSQLAHNILASTDIQDQLLTNIIKVMKEKGYRGINVDFENVLPADRENYNQFLQRAVDRLHPEGYFVSSALAPKVSSEQQGLLYEAHDYEAQGKIVDFVVLMTYEWGYRFGPPQAISPLNEIKRVLDYAVTVIPRDKIFFGFQIYARDWLLPHVQGQEAETFSQQEAIRRAIQYGAVIQYDPIAQSPFYRYTDAQGRQHEVWFEDARSAQAKFTMVKDYHLRGISYWVLGYPFPQNWLLLEDNFTIRKIV, encoded by the coding sequence ATGCAAATTCATGTGACACATCCTGGAGAAACCTTATGGTTAATCGCCCAGCGATATGGCGTCACCGTGACGCAAATTGTTACAGCAAACAAGTTGGAAAACCCAAATCGATTAGTACCAGGGATGGCCCTTGTTGTTCCAACAGCTTCCGGGATCCACATTGTTCAACCCGGTGAGAACCTATCAGAAATTGCGCAACGTTACGGGACGACGATTCAAGCAATCACACAAGCCAATCAACTACAAGATCCAGATATGATTGCAGTTGGTATGCGTTTGACCATCCCTGTTCAGAAGCCGGTTATCGATGTCAATGCGTATACCATTAACACTGGAGAAACGGGTGCAAGAGAAATTCAGGAAGTCGGGCAATACTTAACGTATTGGATGCCTTTCGCTTATAGCATACAAGAAGATGGTGGGCTGACTCCCGTCGACGACACAACGATGCTACAAGCTGCCGCGGCTGAAAAGATTGTACCTGTGCTTTGTATCACGAACTTTAGTTCCACAGAAACGGGGTCGCAATTGGCTCATAATATCCTAGCAAGTACAGATATTCAGGATCAATTATTAACGAATATCATAAAGGTTATGAAAGAAAAAGGCTATCGAGGAATTAATGTTGACTTTGAAAATGTGCTACCCGCTGACCGAGAAAACTATAATCAGTTTTTGCAACGAGCGGTTGATCGATTGCATCCTGAAGGCTATTTTGTTTCAAGCGCCCTCGCGCCTAAAGTAAGTAGTGAACAACAAGGGCTATTGTATGAAGCGCATGACTATGAGGCACAAGGGAAGATTGTAGACTTTGTGGTGTTGATGACCTATGAATGGGGCTATCGATTCGGTCCACCACAAGCCATTTCGCCGCTAAATGAGATAAAACGTGTGCTCGATTACGCTGTAACCGTTATTCCAAGAGATAAGATTTTCTTTGGTTTTCAAATTTACGCACGTGACTGGCTTCTTCCCCATGTTCAAGGACAGGAGGCAGAGACCTTTAGTCAACAGGAAGCCATACGCCGGGCTATTCAATACGGAGCGGTGATCCAGTATGATCCAATCGCTCAATCCCCTTTCTATCGCTATACAGATGCACAAGGGCGTCAGCACGAAGTATGGTTTGAAGATGCTCGCAGTGCCCAAGCCAAGTTTACGATGGTAAAAGACTATCACTTGCGTGGCATAAGTTATTGGGTACTTGGCTATCCATTCCCACAAAACTGGTTATTGTTAGAAGACAACTTTACCATTCGGAAAATTGTGTAA
- a CDS encoding sigma-70 family RNA polymerase sigma factor produces MENDKRWIRQIKKNGSEEAANQLVAKYYKEIYVFMYKQTLHQELSLDLTQEIFISVLKSIQSYDSKKASFRTWLYKLASNRLIDYFRSKGYKDTQLVQPIEDYDFEDDYDMTISLEYKDDVERATTLINELDASSQQIVRLKLFGDYTFQEIADIEAIPQSTVKTKYYGALKKIRKGMETMHDD; encoded by the coding sequence ATGGAAAATGATAAGCGTTGGATACGCCAAATAAAGAAAAATGGTAGTGAAGAGGCGGCAAATCAGCTTGTTGCGAAATATTACAAGGAAATCTATGTCTTTATGTACAAGCAGACACTTCATCAAGAGTTATCACTGGATCTTACGCAGGAGATTTTTATCAGTGTCTTAAAGTCGATTCAGAGTTATGACAGTAAAAAAGCATCATTTCGGACGTGGTTGTACAAGTTAGCATCGAATCGGCTCATCGATTATTTCCGATCGAAAGGCTATAAAGATACACAGCTTGTCCAGCCCATTGAAGATTATGATTTTGAAGACGACTATGATATGACAATCTCACTAGAGTACAAAGACGATGTGGAAAGAGCAACAACACTTATTAATGAACTGGATGCCAGTTCACAGCAAATCGTCCGCCTTAAATTATTCGGGGACTACACGTTTCAGGAAATCGCGGACATCGAAGCAATTCCACAATCAACGGTGAAAACGAAATACTATGGGGCATTGAAAAAAATCCGAAAAGGAATGGAGACGATGCATGATGACTAA
- a CDS encoding FAD binding domain-containing protein yields MIAFDFEYYKPSTIREAVDTYQPAYQSGKQAIFYSGGTEFITFARTNKKTADVVIDIKGIPECTALKIVGDELIIGAAVTLTTIVESKLFPLLSETVKRIADHTSRNKITIGGNLNSHFMYREGILPFLLADAHAKIAGKEKERVLPLKQLLNEGLGEGEFLVQIHVDHSYVNLPFSSIKRTRISTIGYPIVTVAALVKDQHIRTAFSGVCEFPFRLDAIEKILNDVSTAKEERIEQVIHHLPAPVVQDIHASAEYRKFVLKNVLTDTLEALEGTI; encoded by the coding sequence ATGATTGCGTTCGACTTTGAGTATTATAAGCCTTCTACAATTCGTGAAGCAGTTGACACGTATCAGCCGGCATATCAATCTGGAAAACAAGCGATTTTTTATTCGGGTGGTACGGAATTTATTACATTTGCTCGGACAAATAAAAAGACAGCCGATGTGGTAATTGATATAAAAGGAATTCCTGAATGTACAGCGTTGAAGATTGTCGGAGATGAGCTGATTATTGGAGCAGCCGTTACACTAACGACTATTGTGGAATCAAAGCTATTCCCATTATTGAGCGAGACGGTTAAACGAATAGCGGATCATACGTCCCGCAATAAAATCACAATTGGTGGTAATCTCAATAGTCATTTCATGTATCGGGAAGGGATTTTACCTTTTTTATTAGCCGATGCACATGCGAAAATTGCGGGGAAGGAAAAAGAGAGGGTTCTTCCATTAAAACAGCTTCTGAACGAGGGACTAGGTGAGGGCGAGTTTCTTGTCCAAATCCATGTCGACCACTCCTATGTCAACTTGCCATTCAGTAGTATCAAGCGAACGAGAATCTCAACAATCGGATACCCGATTGTTACGGTGGCGGCATTGGTAAAAGATCAGCATATTCGAACTGCTTTTAGTGGGGTGTGCGAATTTCCATTTAGATTGGATGCAATCGAAAAGATACTAAATGATGTTTCCACGGCAAAGGAAGAGAGAATCGAGCAGGTCATTCATCATCTCCCGGCACCAGTTGTCCAAGATATTCATGCGTCAGCAGAATACCGCAAATTTGTTTTGAAAAATGTGTTAACTGACACACTCGAAGCCTTGGAGGGAACTATATGA
- a CDS encoding GNAT family N-acetyltransferase, which yields MQIRRLTSLDAEAYLRLRLAGLKNTPEAFGSSYSEEKDDPIEKYRQRFQSNDSLTLGAFNDSQLVGVVTLVKERLIKLRHRTTIVAMYVSPEQRGLRIGKSLMLEAIAAANGIEGIEQVYLTVVTTNIPAKKLYSSLGFEVFGLEKRALKVDNTYFDEEHMVLFLK from the coding sequence ATGCAAATCAGACGCTTAACCTCATTGGATGCGGAAGCCTATCTTAGGCTCCGACTGGCAGGCTTGAAAAATACCCCCGAAGCATTTGGTTCAAGTTATTCAGAAGAAAAAGATGATCCGATTGAAAAATATAGACAGCGATTTCAATCAAATGATTCGCTTACATTAGGTGCTTTTAACGATTCGCAGCTTGTTGGAGTTGTTACGTTAGTGAAAGAACGATTAATAAAGTTACGACACCGCACAACGATCGTAGCGATGTATGTTTCGCCTGAGCAACGTGGATTAAGAATTGGGAAATCGCTAATGTTAGAAGCAATTGCCGCAGCAAATGGGATAGAAGGTATAGAACAAGTTTATTTAACAGTCGTCACTACAAATATACCTGCCAAAAAATTATATAGTTCTTTAGGTTTTGAAGTATTTGGTCTGGAAAAGCGGGCTTTAAAGGTGGATAACACTTATTTTGATGAAGAACATATGGTTTTATTTCTAAAATAA
- a CDS encoding zinc-dependent alcohol dehydrogenase family protein, with amino-acid sequence MPEDVLKVENKIILPPMEGEVLVKMKMRPINPSDLIPIKGSYAHRISLPGIPGYEGVGIVEDVGPGVSQALLGRRVLPLRGEGTWQEHVTVSADFAVAVPKTIDDYTAAQLYINPLTAWVICTEELKLKRGDTLLVNACGSAIGRIFAQLAKILGFRLIAVTRNHTYTEQLLQLGATHVINTSETPLHQAIMKLTNGYGATAAIDSIGGSAGTALAFCVRTNGILITIGLLSGEAINWADISNQANVHVKLFHLRHWNQRVSVETWQKTFHTIIQLILDEKLQLMEPGLQFDLTDVKEAVRIANLSKGNDGKVFLTNGLIK; translated from the coding sequence ATGCCTGAGGATGTGTTAAAAGTTGAGAATAAAATCATTCTTCCCCCTATGGAAGGCGAAGTCCTTGTAAAAATGAAGATGCGTCCCATTAATCCTTCTGATTTAATCCCTATTAAGGGATCGTATGCACATCGGATTTCTTTACCCGGGATTCCTGGTTATGAAGGTGTTGGAATTGTAGAAGATGTAGGGCCAGGCGTTTCACAAGCACTTTTAGGGCGACGGGTGCTGCCGCTGCGTGGGGAAGGCACTTGGCAAGAGCACGTAACAGTATCAGCTGATTTTGCTGTTGCTGTCCCAAAGACAATCGATGATTATACAGCAGCACAACTCTATATCAATCCGTTAACCGCATGGGTTATCTGTACCGAAGAATTAAAGCTGAAACGGGGCGATACATTACTCGTCAATGCATGTGGATCTGCGATTGGCCGGATTTTTGCACAGTTAGCAAAAATTCTCGGGTTTCGCTTGATTGCTGTGACACGAAATCATACATATACAGAGCAGTTACTGCAACTCGGAGCCACGCATGTCATTAATACTTCAGAAACTCCATTGCATCAAGCTATTATGAAGTTAACCAATGGCTATGGGGCAACGGCTGCCATCGATTCGATTGGCGGTTCAGCAGGTACGGCGTTAGCATTTTGTGTTCGGACGAATGGGATTTTGATCACAATTGGGCTTTTGTCGGGTGAAGCTATCAATTGGGCAGATATTTCAAATCAGGCAAATGTTCATGTGAAATTATTTCATCTACGTCATTGGAATCAACGTGTTTCAGTGGAGACATGGCAAAAAACTTTTCATACTATCATCCAATTGATTCTCGATGAAAAATTGCAATTGATGGAACCTGGATTGCAGTTCGATTTAACGGATGTAAAGGAAGCTGTTCGGATAGCTAATCTTTCAAAGGGAAATGATGGGAAAGTTTTTTTGACTAATGGATTGATTAAATAG